One genomic region from Candidatus Sulfotelmatobacter sp. encodes:
- a CDS encoding biopolymer transporter ExbD encodes MKLGPSRMPLAEINVTPLVDVVLVLLIIFMVTAPFLQGGLEINLPKVASRGLDVREGLVISVRADRTVAVGNSVVAIDRFEDALAQAGAARRPVFLKADQRVPYGTIVDLISRLRRSGVSSLGLVTEPPPRQVTR; translated from the coding sequence CCCAGCCGCATGCCGCTGGCCGAGATCAACGTCACACCGCTGGTCGACGTGGTGCTGGTGCTGCTCATCATCTTCATGGTGACCGCGCCCTTCCTTCAGGGCGGTCTCGAGATCAATCTGCCCAAGGTGGCCTCGCGCGGCCTCGACGTGCGCGAGGGTCTGGTGATCAGCGTGCGCGCCGACCGCACCGTGGCGGTGGGCAACTCGGTGGTGGCGATCGATCGTTTCGAGGACGCGCTGGCGCAGGCCGGTGCCGCGCGGCGACCGGTGTTCCTCAAGGCCGATCAGCGCGTGCCCTACGGCACGATCGTGGATCTGATCTCGCGATTGAGGCGCTCCGGGGTGAGCAGCCTCGGCCTGGTGACGGAGCCGCCGCCGCGCCAGGTGACGCGCTGA